The stretch of DNA TTCAAaaggtaaaagacaaaattacCCTCAGGCCCAGTGCTTATTAGCATTTATTTGGACTAATACGTCAGCCAATAAAGCTGGCTTATTGGCAAGTGGCTCATATTCCCTTTGAAAAGTAGAAGTCCAACTATACCATACCCGGAAAAATGTGAGCTTTTGGTTTAATTCATTAACTATTTCGGAAATAAATTTTTGcatgtatttaatatttttttattataaatgtttACTTTAAGGGTTAATTTATTGTATATAAATTTGTATATAGTTGTTTAATACATAGGATTTGTAAACTATATTagttagggtgtgtttgatagcatgaaaaATGTACGAAAAATGTTCCATCCAaggaattgaatttcatcttgGGTGTTtgacacattatatttttcatagaattgaaTTTCATGGTACAATCATTAAAGCTTATTTTTGACtcattttcatagaaaatttcatttaaggggagatgatttttgtttttcatataaattagaaaacacTTTCCTTTCCACCTAAATACTATCAAAACACCCTCGGTGATACAATcgaattaaaagataataattgtaaagtcttagaaataaagaaaaggggTCTATAATCTAGGGTCCATaagttattttatgtttattattattattattccattATGATTACCATTGGCTGTACTACAAGTGGCTTAGGTGTGCTCCTCTTGGCTCTTGGAGGTTGGAACCCAAAGTCTCCAACGTATCACCGAATAATCTCAGATCTCCATGATCTCAAACCTCAAAGCataggaaatatatatatatatatatatagtgggcCCAAATTTGCTTGGAAACCGCCTTGGTGCCATCTTACGTATTATGttcccaattaattaattaattaattacaaaaacaaaacatcTATCTAGTTCTATTTACCgtattacttattttaataattcaaaaaattttcagtaattaattaagtagtGCAGCTTTGAATTTGATTCGTCTTTTTAGGTTTGGATTGGATTGAATTGTTAATTTGGAGAGCCACAGGGGGAGGAAGGTCATTCACACAAAAAGGAATAGCATATGACAATTTTCTCCAGcgtattttctattttgttacgCTTGCGGGGCCGCGAATGAAAGTGGCTTGTAAAACAGTGGCTTTCGCTGCTTTTCATTTTCCTATctgcttctcttcttcttctctacaGTAGCGTAGCGTATTGGATGTGCAGGGTAGAAACCCTAATTTACAGGTGTAGCGAGAGGTTGAAGAAGACCGTTGGGTTTGGTGCCAACAGTCAACTACTTAATTGCGCTCTCCACAGAGCAATTACAGCCATTGAGCCGTTGCAGAGTAAGCATCAACTTCACATTAATTCTCCACCAGAcaacaatttctctctctctctctctctctctctctacatgaTCTCCCCAACCATATCAACTACGCCCTTTATTATCCCAATAAATgtgaaaaatctattttttctcttGGCGGAAGAAATTTCATCCAATCTTTAAAAAATCACTATCCTCTTCTAGGTGTTTCGTGTCTGATCTCGTTTCCCTTCAATTCTCGCCAATTGCAGCGAGGTGATGATCGCTTTGTTCGCTTCCACTTCAATTCGAGTTGAAGATGCTTCATCGTCAGGCACTTATCGGATTTATCATCGCACTTTTGGTTGCCTCTTCAACCAAAGCTGATGAGTCCGGTCAATGCTCTCGAACCTGTGGATCCAATGAAGGGAATCAGACTCGCGTTCCATTCCCCTTCGGGTTCTCTGCAGGATGCTCAATCCGTCTGAATTGCAGCAAGAGCGGCAAAGTCAGCATCGGTCGATATCAAGTCCAAAATGTCACCACGGACAGTATACTGATCAATCTTCCACCGAAATGCAACCGGAGCGTTGAGGAAATCGATCCATTCTTCGGCGACAACTACGCTCCGACTTGGCAGAACAGCTTCATGTTTCAGAACTGTTTATCGCCTGATCAAAGTTGCTTGATACCGACGAGCATGGTGGAGGCTCGGTTCCGGTTGCCCGATTGTGGATTACGGAACAAGAGCTTCCAATGTTACTCTGCGGTGGTTGGAAATTCGGAGCTCATGACTCGCAAGAATCTGAGCCAGACCGGTTGTCAATTCTTGTTCACTTCGATCGTTATGGACGCCGGCAATAACTCTGATAAGAATTCGAATCAGAATCCGGCGGTTGCGCTTCAATTTCAGGTGGCGGAGCTGGGGTGGTGGTTGCACGGGAGGTGCAATTGTTCGCAGCAAGCGGAGTGCATAAAACTGGCGCCTCCGAACGGTCGCCCGGGTTTCCGATGCCGGTGTAAGACGGGATTCGAGGGAGACGGGTTTAACCTTGCCCTTGCCGGCGCCGGCGGTTGCCGGAAAGGTGAGTCCATCTGGTCGGAATCTTTTTTTACGTTCGAttacttaatatttatttagtttctaAAACTTTTTTTGTTTGATGAAATAGTTTAGTTATATTTGTTTTGGTGGATGGCCTAATTGCCTTTGACTCGTCGCAAATGGTTAGTGGGAACGCAACGGTTGTGTGGTCATTTCTGTCTGTTGACCAATTCTGGTAGGCCACGTCATCCCGTTATTTCCAATGTCCAAAATAGCCATGAAACTTTAACGGGGCTTTTGTATCAATCCCCTGTTTGTTAGAGGCATATCGGTCATTAGAACCTAGTTGGTCCAGCCATTGGCTCGGCCAAAGTTGTTGATTGGCGATAACGCCGTCACTTTCCCATGGCCTGACGCTTGCCTGCCTTGatttattgtttcatttttatgaatattaGTATGCGTTTTTTGTAAATGGGCGGGTTTTGAGACGAACAGTAAGAGATATTTTTGTGACAAATGTCGTAAGTTTTGAGTTGTAAAAGCAACtgtttttgtaaaataaaagcATGTGACGCACTTTTATtgatttgtgtttattttatttctctgaCAATTGAAAAAAAGAGAGTGGGAAAGCAAACAGAGAAAGAAATAGACATTCGATAGGTTGTCTGGTTTATTTATGTAACCTTGAGTTGAACTGGTATGCATCACCTGAGTTGTTAAAGCCATTATGCATTTGACTCTCTTTCAGGGTTAAGATAAGTTTGTTCTTTGAGATGGCGAGTCAACTTTTTAAACAGCTGCCACCTGTTTCTTGTGCATTTCCTGTGGGATGGCTTAGAATATGATTTGGTCAAGATGAGGCAAGATAGTTTAATCGAGCAAAAATCTCAGTGTGTTTACAGGTTAATTTGATCGGTATAACACTGAGAGGACTGCATATCCCAATCTAATTTGTTGCGGGGCATGCTCtagatgatattttttttcttttttttttcagttaaaTCCTTTGAGATTGGctgatatttctttctttcagctAAATCCTTTGAGATTGGCCTGTCAGAAGCCTTCCTTTGACCTGACCAATAAACTctatattcttgaatttatccCATTtaggaaattaaaaataaaagaagaagcaCTTATCCTACCTTTTTTTAATTCTCACTTTCCATATAAATTGTAAAAACAAAAGCTTCTAGAGCTTAATATGTAGATTGGGAGTGATAAATGCGCGGACTTTTGCTGAATACATTGCTTTTAATTTTAGATGAGCAGAGGAAAGATAGAGTTTATAGTTACAGGTCAACGTGTATTATCATCAACAATAATATTCTCCTTTGGCTGTGGTTGAGACCATTAAGTGGCCTCAATTACCAAAATCATCCAATGATCATACATCATTTGTACTTGGAAGGAATGGCAGAAACATTCTGCCAATGCTTCATAgcataaaaaagaagaagaaattctgaataatatttctaatatgaaaaaaattgtttgaaataGTCGAGAGAGCAAACATCTTGTTAGGaccaattattatttatctaaaaatacaTGTCTGTTCGGTCTAAAATGACTCCCATTCAAACAGAAAAGCTACTGCTTGCACCAACACTCAGCCCACACTCTACaatagtatttttgaaaataaactgTAAATTCATCAGGCTACTGATTTTACAAACTAAACATTTAATCCAGTCGCATGTTATATTTGGTGATGAAAGTACATCAAACTGTTAGAAGTGGAATAGCTGGAAATATAGGTTATATGCCTAGAAACTTTTTCTCAGAATGCCCCCCTTTACTTGCAATTTAGAGACAATTAACTCAATTTCAGCTATCAACCTTATCAAGTTTTGTCTAGTTTGATTTCCCACAACTTTTATTCCCCCCACCCGCACTAACTGTTGATTTTCAAATCAGCAGCTCCCCATTGCAGCGCTTCAAGGTACATGTCTGGCAAATGTGGAGGAAGAACTAGAGTCGGTGTTCTCATTGCAGGTGAGTTTCTACTTCTTTGTTGGCAAGATATCAACCATTATGTCTCTGCATCCCCTAGTAGTAGGATTCCAACTCTTGAAATACCATGCATGGAACCATAAATAAGCtttaatgatatattttttttgtcctcacgaatttcttcatatttataGGTTTGTACTTTTAACCTTACTGCTGATCCATGTTGAGATGCGTAGCCCCTTTTTAGGTAGTCATCCCAGTGGTTTCCCTGTTCCTCTGTTCTTATGACACAGTAGTTATGTTATTGGTGACTTGTAAAAATGGTGTCATGGTAGGAATTTTGAGGTccttcagaattttttttttgcttgttcaACTTAAGAGATTCCATTAGCTTTAGTGCTAGATTACTATGGACATTGACAAGCTACCAAATGTTTTACAATTTGTTTCCTCCATTTCATGTCTCTTCAATACAGCTAGAGAAAAGCTAAAATATTGTCAGTGCAATTATAGTTACAAAGTAAGAAATCTGTGGTTGGTTTTAATAACGAGTTACTAAGCTTATGAAATTCTTCTATGTGATTTGTCCTCACATTCTCAACTCAAAACAGAAAAACCCATTCCATTTGCTAAACAAGGAGATTGTGCCTAAATATGTATTATAACAGCATCAGAAGTTCAGgttatttttgtacattttgcATCACTGACCTctgtatttcatttatttaattttttgttacttATGCCGTCTTTCCTTAGGTATTATTGTTGGAGCTATTTTGATGGCTGGTCTAGCTCTTATCTGCTACTGCATCCAACGCCGGTCACGTTCTTTAAGAACCCAAATGAGCGCAAAGCGCCTCCTCTGTGAAGCAGCAGGCAGCTCCAGTGTTCCATTCATTTCCTATAGAGACATTGAGAGAGCCACTAATAGCTTCTCGGAGAAACAAAGGTTGGGGACAGGAGCCTATGGTACCGTTTATGCAGGAAAACTCCACAGTGATGAATGGGTGGCTATTAAAAAGATTAGACACCGAGATGCTGATGGTATAGAACAAGTCATGAACGAAATCAAGCTCCTGTCATCTGTGAGTCATCCGAACCTTGTCCGCCTCTTAGGTTGCTGCATAGAGAATGGTGAACAGATTCTTGTCTACGAATTCATGCCCAATGGAACTCTATCTCAGCATCTGCAAAGGGAAAGGGGTACAGGCCTTCCATGGACTATACGCCTCACCATTGCCACCGAAACTGCTCGTGCTATTGC from Diospyros lotus cultivar Yz01 chromosome 6, ASM1463336v1, whole genome shotgun sequence encodes:
- the LOC127804149 gene encoding wall-associated receptor kinase-like 14 isoform X1, which translates into the protein MLHRQALIGFIIALLVASSTKADESGQCSRTCGSNEGNQTRVPFPFGFSAGCSIRLNCSKSGKVSIGRYQVQNVTTDSILINLPPKCNRSVEEIDPFFGDNYAPTWQNSFMFQNCLSPDQSCLIPTSMVEARFRLPDCGLRNKSFQCYSAVVGNSELMTRKNLSQTGCQFLFTSIVMDAGNNSDKNSNQNPAVALQFQVAELGWWLHGRCNCSQQAECIKLAPPNGRPGFRCRCKTGFEGDGFNLALAGAGGCRKAAPHCSASRYMSGKCGGRTRVGVLIAGIIVGAILMAGLALICYCIQRRSRSLRTQMSAKRLLCEAAGSSSVPFISYRDIERATNSFSEKQRLGTGAYGTVYAGKLHSDEWVAIKKIRHRDADGIEQVMNEIKLLSSVSHPNLVRLLGCCIENGEQILVYEFMPNGTLSQHLQRERGTGLPWTIRLTIATETARAIAYLHSAMNPPIYHRDIKSSNILLDYNYNSKVADFGLSRLGMPDDSHVSTAPQGTPGYVDPQYHQNFHLSDKSDVYSFGVVLVEIITAMKVVDFSRSHTEVNLAALAIDRIGKGRLDEIIDPLLEPTRDAWTLSSIHKMAELAFRCLAFHREMRPSMMEVADELEQIRLSGWAPVEENICMASSCSSPYNGSERSFGGMSARTVGAGAGVGSRRLVVPQRATADSLTSLEEVKDSSPVSVQDPWPSEHSSPSANSLLGNVAK
- the LOC127804149 gene encoding wall-associated receptor kinase-like 14 isoform X2, yielding MLHRQALIGFIIALLVASSTKADESGQCSRTCGSNEGNQTRVPFPFGFSAGCSIRLNCSKSGKVSIGRYQVQNVTTDSILINLPPKCNRSVEEIDPFFGDNYAPTWQNSFMFQNCLSPDQSCLIPTSMVEARFRLPDCGLRNKSFQCYSAVVGNSELMTRKNLSQTGCQFLFTSIVMDAGNNSDKNSNQNPAVALQFQVAELGWWLHGRCNCSQQAECIKLAPPNGRPGFRCRCKTGFEGDGFNLALAGAGGCRKAPHCSASRYMSGKCGGRTRVGVLIAGIIVGAILMAGLALICYCIQRRSRSLRTQMSAKRLLCEAAGSSSVPFISYRDIERATNSFSEKQRLGTGAYGTVYAGKLHSDEWVAIKKIRHRDADGIEQVMNEIKLLSSVSHPNLVRLLGCCIENGEQILVYEFMPNGTLSQHLQRERGTGLPWTIRLTIATETARAIAYLHSAMNPPIYHRDIKSSNILLDYNYNSKVADFGLSRLGMPDDSHVSTAPQGTPGYVDPQYHQNFHLSDKSDVYSFGVVLVEIITAMKVVDFSRSHTEVNLAALAIDRIGKGRLDEIIDPLLEPTRDAWTLSSIHKMAELAFRCLAFHREMRPSMMEVADELEQIRLSGWAPVEENICMASSCSSPYNGSERSFGGMSARTVGAGAGVGSRRLVVPQRATADSLTSLEEVKDSSPVSVQDPWPSEHSSPSANSLLGNVAK